The following proteins are co-located in the Billgrantia tianxiuensis genome:
- the moaB gene encoding molybdenum cofactor biosynthesis protein B codes for MSHVHANARFVPLGISVLTVSDTRGFDRDGSGDLLSERLSEAGHALVERRIVPDDIYRIRAVVSKWVVRDDIQVILVNGGTGFTLRDTTPEALAPLFDRAIDGYGELFRQLSFDSIGTSTVQSRAVGGVANRTLIFAMPGSPKACATAWDGILESQLDARTRPCNFVAMVMPEQQACVSREAQAMCDQGQGVSA; via the coding sequence ATGTCCCACGTTCACGCCAACGCCCGCTTCGTGCCGCTCGGCATCAGTGTGCTGACCGTCTCCGATACCCGCGGCTTCGACCGCGACGGCAGCGGCGACCTGCTCAGCGAGCGCCTCTCCGAGGCCGGCCACGCGCTGGTCGAGCGACGCATCGTGCCCGACGACATCTACCGCATCCGTGCGGTGGTCTCGAAGTGGGTGGTGCGCGACGACATCCAGGTGATCCTGGTCAACGGCGGTACCGGCTTCACTCTGCGCGATACCACGCCCGAGGCGCTCGCCCCGCTGTTCGATCGCGCCATCGACGGCTACGGCGAGCTGTTCCGCCAGCTCTCCTTCGACAGCATCGGCACCTCCACCGTGCAGTCGCGGGCGGTGGGCGGGGTGGCCAACCGTACCCTGATCTTCGCCATGCCGGGCTCGCCCAAGGCCTGTGCCACCGCCTGGGATGGTATCCTCGAGAGCCAGCTTGACGCACGCACCCGGCCGTGCAACTTCGTCGCCATGGTCATGCCCGAGCAGCAGGCCTGCGTTTCGCGCGAAGCGCAGGCAATGTGTGACCAGGGTCAAGGAGTGAGTGCATGA
- the narI gene encoding respiratory nitrate reductase subunit gamma: MNYLDSLLFGLYPYLAGSVFLIGSLMRYDHGQYTWKTGSSQMLSSKNMRLASNLFHIGIITIFFGHLVGLLTPHWLYGPFISAGTKQVLAVVVGGIAGVMCLVGGAMLFYRRLTNPRVRASSSTMDTVIIGLLVLQVALGLLTILPTLGHLDGSKMLQFSGWAQSIVYFQGGAAAHLEGVSWIYKLHILVGLTIVLVFPFTRLVHVWSAPMGYVTRRYQIVRRRA, encoded by the coding sequence ATGAACTACCTCGATTCCCTGCTGTTCGGGCTCTACCCCTACCTCGCCGGCAGCGTCTTCCTGATCGGCAGCCTGATGCGCTACGACCATGGCCAGTACACCTGGAAGACCGGCTCGAGCCAGATGCTGTCGTCGAAGAACATGCGCCTGGCCAGCAACCTGTTCCATATCGGCATCATCACTATCTTCTTCGGCCACCTGGTCGGCCTGCTGACGCCGCACTGGCTCTACGGCCCCTTCATCAGTGCCGGCACCAAGCAGGTACTGGCCGTGGTGGTTGGCGGCATCGCCGGCGTGATGTGCCTGGTGGGCGGCGCCATGCTGTTCTATCGCCGCCTGACCAACCCGCGGGTGCGCGCCTCCTCCAGCACCATGGACACCGTGATCATCGGCCTGCTGGTGCTTCAGGTGGCGCTCGGCCTGCTCACCATCCTGCCCACCCTGGGCCACCTGGACGGTAGCAAGATGCTGCAGTTCTCCGGCTGGGCGCAGTCGATCGTCTACTTCCAGGGCGGGGCTGCTGCTCACCTGGAAGGCGTGAGCTGGATCTACAAGCTGCACATCCTGGTCGGCCTGACGATCGTGCTGGTGTTCCCCTTCACCCGTCTGGTTCACGTGTGGAGCGCGCCGATGGGCTATGTGACCAGGCGTTACCAAATCGTCCGCCGCCGGGCTTGA
- a CDS encoding peptidylprolyl isomerase, with protein MQMIEIAQLPGRYAPPPVKVGGKAIDEESIAREMQYHPAATASEAQLSAARALVVRELLRQRAVELGLLSADSRDEGVHDAAIAALLERELDVPEPEEEACRRFFDADPERFSTPTRLKVRHILLAAAPDDAETRDAQYRLGETLLEELRAIPERFTEFAMRHSACPSKSEGGELGWLAQGQTVAELDRALQHLPQGLHDRPLASRYGWHLVSIDERQGGQRLPFEQVAERVRHTLREQATRRALRHYLLALEEEIGVEGVELDDNAAGSLMQ; from the coding sequence ATGCAAATGATCGAGATCGCACAGCTGCCGGGTCGCTACGCTCCGCCGCCCGTCAAGGTCGGCGGCAAGGCGATCGACGAAGAGAGCATCGCCCGCGAGATGCAGTACCACCCGGCGGCGACCGCTTCCGAGGCGCAGCTCTCGGCCGCCCGCGCCCTGGTGGTTCGCGAGCTGCTGCGCCAGCGCGCCGTCGAACTCGGTCTGCTGAGCGCGGACTCCCGTGACGAAGGCGTGCACGATGCCGCCATCGCCGCCCTGCTGGAACGGGAGCTGGACGTCCCGGAGCCCGAGGAGGAGGCCTGCCGCCGCTTCTTCGACGCCGACCCCGAGCGCTTCAGCACACCGACCCGGCTCAAAGTGCGCCATATCCTGCTGGCTGCCGCCCCCGACGACGCCGAGACGCGCGACGCCCAGTACCGCCTGGGCGAAACGCTGCTCGAGGAACTCCGGGCGATCCCCGAGCGTTTCACCGAGTTCGCCATGCGCCACTCCGCCTGTCCGTCGAAGAGCGAGGGCGGCGAGCTGGGCTGGTTGGCCCAGGGGCAGACCGTGGCCGAGCTCGACCGCGCCCTGCAGCACCTGCCCCAAGGGCTGCATGACCGTCCGCTGGCCTCGCGCTACGGCTGGCACCTGGTCAGCATCGACGAGCGCCAAGGCGGCCAGCGCCTGCCCTTCGAGCAGGTCGCCGAGCGCGTTCGCCACACCCTGCGCGAGCAGGCCACGCGCCGCGCCCTGCGCCACTACCTGCTGGCGCTGGAAGAAGAGATCGGCGTGGAAGGGGTGGAGCTCGACGACAACGCCGCCGGCAGCCTGATGCAATAG
- the moaA gene encoding GTP 3',8-cyclase MoaA — MSLTDGFGRTVRYVRLSVTDRCDFRCVYCMAEEMTFLPRARLLTLEEIATLSRAFVELGVEKIRLTGGEPLVRRGIAELVAELGALPGLRDFGMTTNGAGLVKHARALYRGGLKRLNVSLDSLDPERFRALTRTGDLARVIDGIRAAREAGFGRIKLNAVILKGRNDDEVLDLVEFARAEQVDISFIEEMPLGQNMSHDRGETFCGSDTVRAAIEARHALLPTTETSLGPSRYFRMIDSDIRVGFISPHSHNFCAACNRVRVTAEGRLLLCLGNEHSVDLRAVMRRHPGDLERLKAAIVAAMQKKPERHHFTTDGDVQVVRFMNMTGADPSSALPRLSLTRRPPGCCACLSARLPACPACAHA, encoded by the coding sequence ATGAGCCTGACCGACGGCTTCGGCCGCACCGTGCGCTACGTCCGCCTGTCGGTCACCGACCGCTGCGACTTTCGCTGCGTCTACTGCATGGCCGAGGAGATGACCTTCCTGCCCCGGGCCAGGCTGCTGACCCTGGAGGAGATTGCCACCCTGTCGCGGGCCTTCGTCGAGCTGGGCGTGGAGAAGATCCGCCTCACCGGCGGCGAGCCCCTGGTGCGCCGCGGCATCGCGGAGCTGGTGGCCGAACTCGGCGCGCTGCCGGGGCTGCGCGACTTCGGCATGACCACCAACGGCGCCGGGCTCGTCAAGCACGCCCGCGCCCTCTACCGGGGCGGCCTCAAGCGGCTCAACGTCAGCCTCGACTCGCTCGACCCCGAGCGCTTCCGCGCCCTGACCCGCACCGGCGACCTGGCGCGAGTCATCGACGGCATCCGCGCCGCTCGCGAAGCCGGTTTCGGGCGCATCAAGCTCAACGCGGTGATCCTCAAGGGGCGCAACGACGACGAAGTGCTCGACCTGGTGGAATTCGCGCGAGCGGAGCAGGTGGACATCAGCTTCATCGAGGAGATGCCGCTGGGCCAGAACATGAGCCACGACCGCGGCGAGACCTTCTGCGGAAGCGATACGGTGCGTGCCGCCATCGAGGCGCGCCACGCGCTGCTGCCCACCACCGAAACCTCCCTGGGGCCGTCGCGCTATTTTCGGATGATTGACTCGGACATCCGGGTCGGCTTTATCTCGCCCCACAGCCACAACTTCTGTGCCGCCTGCAACCGCGTGCGCGTCACCGCCGAGGGCCGCCTGCTGCTGTGCCTGGGCAACGAGCACTCCGTCGACCTGCGAGCGGTGATGCGTCGCCACCCCGGCGACCTCGAGCGGCTCAAGGCCGCCATCGTCGCTGCCATGCAGAAGAAACCCGAACGCCACCACTTCACCACCGATGGCGACGTGCAGGTGGTGCGCTTCATGAACATGACCGGGGCTGACCCCAGCTCCGCTCTCCCTCGTCTCTCGCTGACGCGGCGGCCGCCAGGCTGCTGCGCCTGCCTGTCTGCCCGTCTGCCCGCCTGCCCTGCTTGCGCTCACGCCTGA
- the narH gene encoding nitrate reductase subunit beta, with protein sequence MKIRSQVGMVLNLDKCIGCHTCSVTCKNVWTSREGMEYAWFNNVETKPGIGYPKEWENQDKWKGGWMRRRDGKIEPRIGGKWRVLANIFANPDLPEIDDYYEPFDFDYQHLHTAKQGDHQPVARPRSLVSGERMKKIEWGPNWEEILGTEFAKRRRDKNFEQVQADIYGQFENTFMMYLPRLCEHCLNPACVASCPSGAIYKREEDGIVLIDQDKCRGWRMCISGCPYKKIYYNWKTGKSEKCIFCYPRIEAGMPTVCSETCVGRIRYLGVLLYDADRIEEVASSPDVRDLYRRQCEIFLDPHDPEVIEQARKDGIPDNVIKAAQESPVYKMAMDWGLALPLHPEYRTLPMVWYVPPLSPIQSAFEAGDLERDKYDGVLPKIESLRIPVRYLANMLTAGEEEPVVLALKRLMAMRVYMRNKHVEGKVDTAVLDAVDLSEAQVEEMYRYLAIANYEDRFVIPTSHREMATEAFPERGGCGFSFGDGCHGESKPSLFNGRKQTSALVKPATVFDPKTGAKETHHG encoded by the coding sequence ATGAAGATTCGTTCCCAGGTAGGCATGGTCCTCAACCTCGACAAGTGCATCGGCTGTCACACCTGCTCGGTCACCTGCAAGAACGTCTGGACCAGCCGTGAAGGCATGGAATATGCCTGGTTCAACAACGTCGAGACCAAGCCCGGTATCGGCTATCCCAAGGAGTGGGAGAACCAGGACAAGTGGAAGGGCGGCTGGATGCGTCGCCGCGACGGCAAGATCGAGCCGCGCATCGGCGGCAAGTGGCGGGTGCTGGCGAACATCTTCGCCAACCCCGACCTGCCCGAGATCGACGATTACTACGAGCCGTTCGACTTCGACTACCAGCACCTGCATACCGCCAAGCAGGGCGATCATCAGCCGGTGGCGCGTCCCCGTTCGCTGGTCTCCGGCGAGCGCATGAAGAAGATCGAATGGGGCCCGAACTGGGAGGAGATCCTCGGCACCGAGTTCGCCAAGCGCCGCCGCGACAAGAACTTCGAGCAGGTGCAGGCCGACATCTACGGCCAGTTCGAGAACACCTTCATGATGTACCTGCCGCGCCTGTGCGAGCACTGCCTCAACCCGGCGTGCGTGGCCTCGTGCCCGAGCGGCGCGATCTACAAGCGTGAGGAGGACGGCATCGTCCTGATCGACCAGGACAAGTGCCGCGGCTGGCGGATGTGCATCTCCGGCTGCCCGTACAAGAAGATCTACTACAACTGGAAGACCGGCAAGTCCGAGAAGTGCATCTTCTGCTACCCGCGCATCGAGGCGGGCATGCCGACCGTGTGCTCCGAGACCTGCGTGGGCCGTATCCGCTACCTCGGCGTGCTGCTCTACGATGCCGATCGCATCGAGGAAGTGGCCAGCTCGCCGGACGTACGCGACCTCTACCGCCGCCAGTGCGAGATCTTTCTCGACCCCCACGACCCCGAGGTGATCGAGCAGGCCAGGAAGGACGGCATTCCGGACAACGTGATCAAGGCCGCTCAGGAGAGCCCGGTCTACAAGATGGCCATGGACTGGGGGCTGGCGCTGCCGCTGCACCCCGAGTACCGCACCCTGCCGATGGTCTGGTACGTACCACCGCTCTCGCCGATCCAGTCGGCCTTCGAGGCCGGCGACCTTGAGAGAGACAAGTATGACGGCGTGCTGCCCAAGATCGAGTCGCTGCGCATCCCGGTGCGCTACCTGGCCAACATGCTCACCGCCGGTGAGGAAGAGCCCGTGGTGCTGGCGCTCAAGCGGCTGATGGCGATGCGCGTCTACATGCGTAACAAGCACGTCGAAGGCAAGGTCGATACCGCCGTGCTCGACGCCGTCGACCTCAGCGAGGCCCAGGTGGAGGAGATGTACCGCTACCTGGCCATCGCCAACTACGAGGATCGCTTCGTGATCCCCACCAGCCACCGCGAGATGGCCACCGAAGCGTTCCCCGAGCGCGGCGGGTGCGGCTTCAGCTTCGGCGACGGCTGCCACGGCGAGAGCAAGCCGAGCCTGTTCAACGGCCGCAAGCAGACCAGCGCGCTGGTCAAGCCGGCCACCGTGTTCGACCCGAAAACCGGCGCCAAGGAGACTCACCATGGCTGA
- the narJ gene encoding nitrate reductase molybdenum cofactor assembly chaperone, producing MADAALQMPQEAMIQPEFGMRSLRVLARLLDYPTEALQGAVGELIEALDAERRLPAVLRGDLMSWCQRIFDADLLELQSEYVALFDKGRAHSLLLFEHVHGESRDRGQAMVDLIDEYKAAGFELDARELPDYLPLFLEYLSTRSDEEIGRWLGEIRHILALLTARLEERGADQALVTRALLALIDAEDDIEASRQAVASEKRDDTPEALDAVWEEEAVRFSAKSDEDCALQSAEGRRLAERKRQVQGEAIRILDPVDAAKKH from the coding sequence ATGGCTGATGCAGCACTCCAGATGCCCCAAGAGGCGATGATTCAGCCGGAGTTCGGCATGCGCAGCCTGCGCGTGCTGGCCCGCCTGCTGGACTACCCCACCGAGGCGCTGCAGGGCGCGGTGGGCGAGCTGATCGAGGCGCTCGACGCCGAGCGCCGCCTGCCGGCGGTGCTGCGCGGCGACCTGATGAGCTGGTGCCAACGTATCTTTGATGCCGACCTGCTCGAGCTGCAGTCCGAGTACGTCGCATTGTTCGACAAGGGCCGCGCCCACTCGCTGCTGCTGTTCGAACACGTGCACGGCGAATCCCGCGACCGCGGCCAGGCCATGGTCGACCTGATCGACGAGTACAAGGCCGCCGGCTTCGAGCTCGACGCCCGCGAGTTGCCCGACTACCTGCCGCTGTTCCTGGAGTACCTCTCCACTCGCAGCGACGAGGAGATCGGCCGCTGGCTGGGCGAGATCCGTCACATCCTGGCGTTGCTCACCGCACGCCTGGAAGAGCGCGGCGCCGACCAGGCCCTGGTCACCCGCGCGCTGCTGGCGCTGATCGACGCCGAGGACGACATCGAGGCAAGCCGTCAGGCGGTGGCCAGCGAGAAGCGCGACGACACCCCCGAAGCGCTGGATGCGGTGTGGGAGGAGGAGGCGGTGCGCTTCTCCGCCAAGTCCGACGAGGACTGCGCGCTGCAGTCCGCCGAAGGCCGGCGCTTGGCCGAGCGCAAGCGGCAGGTGCAGGGCGAGGCGATTCGTATCCTCGACCCCGTCGATGCCGCCAAGAAACATTAA
- a CDS encoding putative zinc-binding protein, translating to MSRTANKPRTLVYSCSGCSDVAQLANDVAVRLDHTGVAEMSCISGVGGGVPGLVRIARSGRPIVAIDGCQMHCVTHCLARAGVSATEHVKLYEQGFRKRRGQRYDDETVNEVAEQVGELIARLPMNAVAHAEKTP from the coding sequence ATGTCCCGAACCGCGAACAAACCTCGCACCCTGGTCTACTCCTGCTCCGGCTGCTCCGATGTGGCGCAGTTGGCCAACGACGTGGCCGTGCGGCTCGACCACACCGGCGTGGCCGAGATGTCGTGCATCTCCGGTGTCGGCGGCGGCGTTCCGGGCCTGGTGCGCATTGCCCGCTCCGGGCGGCCCATCGTTGCCATCGACGGCTGCCAAATGCACTGCGTCACCCACTGTCTGGCCCGGGCCGGAGTGAGCGCCACCGAACACGTCAAGCTCTACGAGCAGGGCTTTCGCAAGCGGCGTGGCCAGCGCTACGACGACGAAACCGTCAACGAGGTGGCCGAACAGGTCGGTGAGCTGATCGCCCGTCTACCAATGAACGCCGTGGCCCACGCGGAGAAGACCCCATGA
- a CDS encoding Crp/Fnr family transcriptional regulator produces MNTPIYPPDSSSTDLLFKPKQLRELVQGVPWLGELEEDEVTALLEDTELKTLKTREWLFRQDAPAHWLYIVINGAVRLARSAGDGRLATIRSVERGGTLGELSMVSSAGVYLYSAEALRRTHVLAIPAQRCREIMDRQPACRAEFMSRLALELTERLEDLALLTQADAMSRLVSYILRQLPPGRSKSPRVVRLSIPKRWLAAQLAMTPETLSRLLAKLRDGGVIGIDRQRLTVLDEQKLRDAMLADD; encoded by the coding sequence ATGAATACCCCTATCTACCCGCCGGACAGTTCGTCGACTGACCTGCTGTTCAAGCCCAAGCAGCTGCGCGAGCTGGTGCAGGGCGTGCCGTGGCTGGGTGAACTGGAAGAGGATGAAGTCACCGCGCTGCTCGAGGACACCGAGCTCAAGACGCTCAAGACCCGCGAATGGCTGTTCCGTCAGGATGCGCCGGCGCATTGGCTCTACATCGTCATCAATGGCGCGGTGCGGCTGGCGCGCAGCGCGGGTGACGGTCGCCTGGCCACCATCCGCAGCGTCGAGCGCGGCGGCACCCTGGGTGAGCTGAGCATGGTCTCCAGCGCCGGCGTCTATCTCTACTCCGCCGAAGCGCTGCGGCGTACTCATGTGCTGGCGATTCCCGCCCAGCGCTGTCGCGAGATCATGGATCGCCAGCCGGCCTGTCGCGCCGAGTTCATGAGCCGGCTGGCGCTGGAACTCACCGAACGTCTCGAGGACCTGGCGCTGCTGACCCAGGCCGACGCCATGTCGCGGCTGGTCAGCTACATCCTGCGCCAGTTGCCGCCGGGGCGCAGCAAGAGCCCGCGGGTGGTGCGGCTGTCGATCCCCAAGCGCTGGCTGGCCGCCCAGTTGGCCATGACGCCGGAGACCTTGTCGCGGCTCTTGGCCAAACTGCGCGACGGCGGCGTGATCGGCATCGACCGCCAGCGCCTGACGGTACTCGACGAGCAGAAGCTGCGCGACGCCATGCTGGCCGACGACTGA